The Paroedura picta isolate Pp20150507F chromosome 6, Ppicta_v3.0, whole genome shotgun sequence genome segment GGGGACTCTGCGCTGGTGCCCGGCGCCCTTCCCGCCTCCCCCGCCCAGCCGCGCCGGCGCCGGCGCCTGCCTTACCGGGTCCGCCTGCCGGGGGCTTCCTCATCCACTCGCAGAGGTTCCGCCGCTGGCCGCCAGGGGAGAGCTGCTCGGCGCCGGGCGGAGGGTTGAGAGGCTGCAGCAGGGCCCCGGAAGGGGGGACCCCGCAGGGCGGCGCCGGCGGGCCCTGGGCCGGGTGCTGGTGGTGGGGGTGCGCGTGGTAGTCTCCGGCCGGGCTGCTGTACGCCAAGCCGCCCGTCGCAGGGCCGTGCACCGCGTTGGCCGCCGCCGTCCCGGGGGGCGCCGCGCCCTGCCCGTAGCCGTTCCAGTCGTCGCGGAGGGGCGCGCCGTAGGCGGAGGGCCAGGGCGAGGCGGGCGACTGCGGGTTGTCCAGCCCCAGGCCGGCGGGCACATGGTAGGCGCTGTAGTCCGGGTACTGCGGGCCGCCCACGAAGTTCTGCGCGGCGGCCAGGTTCAGGCCCCCGGCGTGGCGCACCGAGCCCGGGTACATGGAGGGCCCCTCTTTGTCCAGCAGGTAGCTCACGTACATGGTGGCCGGAGGCGGGCGGCGCTGCTCCGCATGCTGCTGGGGCGCCGGCGGTGGGCTCCGCTCTCGGCGGCCGCGGAGCGCAGGACAGCCGCGCccggctccctccctccggcGCCGTCAGCAGCGGCGCTCCATCGGCCAGGCGGCGCTCGCAAGATGAGCCAGGGGTTGACAAGGCGCCGCTAGGCACggctgggctgggccgggccCACCGCGGAAGGCAGGTGACGTGGAGGGCGGGCaggcgggagggcgggcgggggggggagagggagagaggcaggccGGGCAGAACAAGAGAGCAAGCCGGGCGGTGGGGTAATATAGCCGCCACCAGTGGCCCCCGAAGAGGATTTGCATTTGAAAAGATAAGGGCGAGGGCAGCGACCTGAGCACCGCCACATCGCCAAGCCTTTATTGTTTAAGAGCTTCCTTCTGCCTTTGCAACCTGGCGCACTTTAACCTCCAATCACAGGTTCAAAGAACTGAGTCCGAAGGccttgccagagagagagagagagagagagagagagagagaaggcgcgggggggggggacgggagagAGACCCGGGGACGCGCCCAGTGACTTCCAAGGAGTCCCTTTACCTAATGACAATTATTATAAAGTTTTAAAGCGTATGCCTCTATCCAGTGCGCAAGGCTTCGACAGTCCGTTCCCAAGGCCTTCCTTCTGCAGGCCCACTGGAAATTTGTCTCAAGGGAGCCCTTTGCAATCCCCAAAAGGGCGCCCGGCGGAGCCTCCTTTGATCTCCAAGCAGTTCTCTCTCCGGTGGAATCGCGAGGCCTTCCCAAGCGTcatcagcgcccccccccccccgccgcccattGGAAAGCTGCTTACTCATTAATAACCCATTCCCCAGGCTAATCCCGGGTGTGGAGAGAGATGGGAAGAAAGGTGAATCCCGAATGAGAGAGGGATTATCTTAATTTCTTTAGGGTTTCGGCGTGTGTCAAGATGAgggagtttctcccccccccagtcccttatCAAGTTCGCTCCATTGAAGGCAGGTGGGAAAGCCCCCCTGCGAGCCACCGGGGCTCATCCCAGGAGGTGCGCGATGGGACAGCAGAAGGGAGTGCGAGGCCAGGGCGCGGAACCGGGTTGGCCTTcgaggtgccgctggactcccaCGTCCTTCTGCCGCTTCAAAGCAACGCTGGGACACATCTGAATCTATCTGGATGGCGGGGAATGTTTTTGCGCAGGGGTGTAAGTGAAGGACTCTCTCTTACCATCTGCTCCGTTTGCAAAGCCCTGCCTGTGAAATCCACCCCCTCCGCCATCCGAACTGGGGCGAGGGGTTGGGGCGGGGAGGCGAAGTGGCCTCCCTTTGATTGCTGAAAGCATCCGAAGCCAAGGCCGCTTCGAAAGGGACTCCGTGGAGGCTCGAGCCGTCTGGACCGCAATGGCGGGGAAGGCAAAGACTCGGCGTCCAAGAGGTGCGCGGTGGAGTGGACTGTTCGGACACAAGGCCGAGGCTCTGGTACTCCGGATTTCGGGGACAGTTTCCGGGCGGGAAGAGGTCCCTGGGAGTGGGCAGTGGCTTCCAAGAGATCTCCTGCGCCTGGAGCAGGGCTGCCCCCCGCGGGCTGGGTTCCCTCCCGACCGCTCTCCTAGGAGCCAGGGAAGAGGGGTCCCTCCAGCAAGGAAAGATAACCCCGGGCCTTGGTAATCCTGACCCAGTCGGTTTGGTTCACGCTCCAGGCGCATTTCCAGCCCGATCCGAATCGCAGAGCCTCTCAGGCAGACGCGAAAGGGACGCTCGGGTAGGAGACTGGCCCGTCGGCCCTTTGaagctgcgcccccccccccgcggattCGCTCCTGGCTTTTCGGCTTTGGGGTCGGGAACAAGGCAGGCGGCGCCCCCGGGACCGCCCAGCCCCGGGCTCCTCCAGATTATCAAGggggaaaactccccccccccccgcagccaggCCAGCCGCTGGCCCCTCGACGGCGGCGCCCCAGCGAGAAAGGCTGCGTGGGCAGAGCCAACCGCGAGGGCACTCCGGGAAAGCCCTTCGAGGGCAATGCCAGGGGCACGATCCAGCCACAACCTCGGCTGATGGCCCCGTCCCATACGTTGCCATTGACCGAGCGCGTTTCAGCCCACAGTCTTGGGAGAGATTGAGATCCACACCCGGGTATCTTTCCGTGTAAAAGGAAGCTTGCCCCACGCTGGGCCTGTTCCCACGGACATCTTTGCCCTTGGTGGGGAAAGAGGAGAGATGAACCACGTGCCAGATGCGGCAGGGGATATTTTCCAGAGATGAGTCTTCCCTGCCCCTTTAACCCTTTCCTCGGTGTGGGcatgtcctcccctcccctcccctccccccccgcggcccCCTCCCCCTATTGATTTCCATCGCATTCACTTCCAGGCAAGTGTGCTTACCCATAGCATTAAGACTTCCCTGACCTTTATGAGTTCAAAGAATATGTCTGTATCGATCTGTGTATACAGACGCAATCAGTCCTATCTCTATTGGGTACacaaaacacaacacacacacatacacacgcatgCCAGGCGGTGAAGCGATCGACTTTATTAACCGACCCGCTTTCAGACGATTAATCAAATCCAATTAGGCCAGCGAAATAAAGGGCGCGATCTCTCAACGCAATTGCCCGCAAACAAGCGCAGGCGAAAGAAAGGAGCCCGCGCAGCAGAGAAGGGGCTGCTCACTGCAGGCATCTCCCCGGGGATTTTAATGGGCTGTTCTGGAGGAAATGAACAGCGAGGGGCGAGCAGAGCTTCCTGAATGGAGGACATAAAACACGCCGTTTCTTTCCGGCGGCCTTCTTGATGAAAAGGGGATGCGCTGCTGGAAACTGTCCCTCTCCCGCTCCCTCGGCCCGATTGAATCCGGATTACTTGGATAAGGCGATTCGGTGTGCCGTTcttctcttttttgtttgtttctttctttgtttttaccTTGTCCCAAATAATAGGAATGAGGAAAATTCGCTTTTGTTCTCTAAAGTGATGGAGCGGGAAGAAGGTTCTTCCGGACCTATAAGAAGAGAGGCGGAGGCAGAGAAAATTTATTTAGGCCAAGGAATACACAATGTGCCATTCCGTGTGACCTGCTTTACAGGAGGGCGGTCAAGATAAGGCGGGTGAAAGTATTTCAGCGAAGAATGCACTCTGGAAATGTTAAGTCTTGTTCTGCATAACAATACCGGCTGGATGGCCATTccttctccgggggggggggggggattgtgatcCGGCCAGTGTGGGAACCGAGCTCTCTAACTACGAATTCTCAACGCCCTcaaatggactacatttcccagaattcCATAGGCGTATGTAATTTTAGAGAGTTCACCAGTCATCCTTTCGACCCGTTAAGCAAGGTCTCCCTGAAGTTCCAGAGAATGAACACCCAACTTCTAAAGGAGAAACCACGAGAGTCAAAGCTGTATACAAGTGTAGAGCTGAATGTGTGATTTTCATAGCACTGTCCGGGGTGGGAACTACAACAGATATGAATTTGCCATAATCTAGTCATTGAGCAAATGCTAATACAACTAATGGATGTATGAATAATAAGtgcatgtatgggggggggggggaggcctcctgAAGCAGTTTCCGCAGTTATCCTTTTAATGCGACACCattttgcacatgttggataatgcactgtcaatatgcttttgcaactgggttttcctgGGCGAAACTAAAaggcattatccaaggtgtgtggGATGGTGCGAAAGGAGGGGAATaaataaggtaaataaataaatcgacaAGGTAGCCCACAAGGCCACACATTATACCTGCGTGTCCCCTTGACGATAAACGAGGCACCCCCTCTGTATTCCTATAAACAGGAATGCTGGAAGCAGAAAGAACCGCAGACCCCTGAAAAGGCGgtctaagggggagggggagggggctgccacgCCCTTTTAATGGAGGCTTAACGGGAATATTATTAGCCAGGTGAGGTTATTTATCTCGACGCCATGAAATGCACTTCCTGGGtgccaagagcccctgccagtaatgAAACTGCGTCaggtcagccccctccccccaatggccaggaAATAATCGCCCAAGTCGAGGTATCTTGAATTTCGGCCTACTTTCTTGGCCACCTGGACTTCGAACTGAAATTCTACTGGAACGCTGCTTGCAGCCAATCCCACGGAAAACAATGGTGAGACACAGTTAAAAGCCGAGAGTTAAAAGCTTCGCGACCCCCTCGGACTCTGCGGGCCTGGCTCTTTCTGAGTAAACAGCCTGGTCCTCTTCTGGCCGCCGGGGTGGGAAGACAAGCTTCTGTCGGGGCGGGCGTGCGGGCGTGGAGAGCCGCAGGTCTCCGGGGCACGATTCCCACGGATCGACTAGCCCGAGGCTCCGGGCGCTGCAGAGCCCCCCTCCGGCTTTGCCTTCGTTTTGACGTCAGAACCCCAAAAGGGACGTCGGCCGCCCAGAGCCGCGACTGACATGCACTGTCTCGCGAGGAAACCCATTCGACTTCATTGGGGTTGACCTGCAAGACCAACGTGCTCGGCCGAAGCGGCGCTGCATGAAGGAGCAACCTTTGGTGCCGGAGCGGATCCCGCCGGGCCGCCAGGAACGAAACCCGGGGGTCTGCTTGGGGGGTGAAAGGCCGGCGCCCCAGCCCGCCCCGTCAACACCTCCCCTCCTCGCGGCCGCCCGGAAGACCGAAGCCTTGCAGGCCAGAGCCCAGCGGTCAAGCCCACCGAGGGGTCTGCGCCCACCACAGGGGCAGGGCTCTAAGGGCACGGCAAGGCTCCAAGGTCACCCCCGGGACTCGAACCCGGGATCTCCAGACCCCAAGTCGACACTTGAATTAACATCTTTGCCCCCACCCATCAAAGCCACCCTAGAATGGAATTCTAGTTCCAGGAGATTGAAGTGAGATCATAGCCTTGCCCATAATTGCTGATATTGCcctgttattgttttaatgtgtagatcttaatttttttaacGGAATGGTTTTAAgttgtattgttgtattttacATGACGTGCACTATCTTGAGCCAGCTCAAGGGCTCTTATTTTCATGACTGTCTGCATTTCACATGTgctcagagtcccccccccccaatccatctgGGTTAGGGGGAGGTCGCCAACTactctggaggaaaaaaaaaaaagcctctgcATTGAATAGACACCTTGTCTGTGGACCTGGGCAGGATAATCTTTTCAGTAGCAGAAGCAGTGAGTCCTGggacacctttaaggccctcaAAGCTTCactcaagacatgagctttcataGAAGATTTTATTCAAGGCCTTCGTGTTCTTCTGCTGAAGGGTgtacaaaagcttctaccttaaGTAAAGCTTTGTTGTGCCACTggacatgacccccccccccagttttagaTGCTGGGCTGGAACTCATGAGGAAGGCCCCTCCCACTCCCAATAAGGCCCGTTCTTATGTTCTTGGCCTCTTTTGGCGTTCCtaccacaggaataagcagctttcaaggggattaaatagattcatggagattGCTAAtcctggtgactgaggggaacctccacattcattgAGCCTCTGAatttcagagccaggaggcaaaatgGATGAAgcccttggtctctatgccccgttgttgcccctccagaggaactggctggcctatgtgagacaagatgctgggctagatgcccactggtctgacccagcagggcttggcTAATGTGGGTGTGGACGAGGATGCTTTGTGGACATTAACCTGGGTTTTGCCTGGAATTTTAGGAGTTGTCAGAGCTAACCGAGGTTCCAGTCTTCACCATATTTATTAGGAAGAAACACCTCACTGAAAGCCGGCACTTTATTTCTGAGTAAGCCCTTGAACTCTGGGCTGTATTGTTAGCGCAGTCTGTGTGGGACTGTGGAGCTCCCTCCACTGGCTGCCGAAGTCAGGGATGGGAGCACCATAATGGTGCTTTGGGTAGGACAGCAACACTCGACATCTCCGATCCATGGGTGTTTCCTACGAAGCCAAGCCgagagacccaggttctaatcccCCTTGTATCCTGGTGCTTGTTGGATGATCTGATGATCCTGGTGCTTGTTGGATGTCCACTGGGACATTCATTGGGCTGGGGGGAGCTGGGAGGACGGGGGGGCCACCGGCACCAGGAATCTGCTTCGggctgggcctggggggaggctCCCTCCGCAACTGAGCCTGTCCTTTCTGTCTGTCTAGCCGAGTGAGGAAAGGGCTCCGAGGGCCAAAAGGCCCCGCAGCTCTTGGGCGCCGCCAGATcccgggcagcagcagcagcctggcgACGGCTCCGACGGGCATCTCCCCTGcggtggggcggggcgggagaTGGGCAAAGGGCGCTGGGAGCAAAGGGCGCTGGGGAGCCGCTCGGGGAGGGCGCTTCTCCAGTCCGCCCTGGGAGTTCTGCGCGGTCTTTCTTCTCCCTTTGCGACGGTTTCTCGGCCAGGTCCAGCCAGACGCGCCGTGTGGCCGCGAAGTGGGGCCCACCTGCCGCTTCCCGCGGGCGCCCTTGAGCCGGTTCCCGCAGCGCTGACGGCCTGTCGAGCAGCGCCTGGACGGGAATCCGCCTCTCGGTCAGCCCTTCCGCCCGCAGGGGAGGCGCGACGGTCCTGATCCCCGATCCCCAGGCCTCGGCGGGACTGGCGCTCACCGGCGCCCCTGGCCCAGCGCCAGAGGCCAGCTCAACCCGCAGCGGGATGCGCGGAGAcgtcggggcggggggggggcggggggggcggggggggggggtccgagcGACCGGCTCTCTCGGCCATGGGGATTCCCGGGATGCAGCGTAGCTGGGAGAGGCTGGCGGACAAAACCTTCTGCTGGGCTGGAACTCCCTGACTTGATATCAGGCCGGTGGTTCGCCCGATAGAGATCGCATCTACCTCTGTGCACCGAGCACGTGACGCTGT includes the following:
- the CDX2 gene encoding homeobox protein CDX-2; this encodes MYVSYLLDKEGPSMYPGSVRHAGGLNLAAAQNFVGGPQYPDYSAYHVPAGLGLDNPQSPASPWPSAYGAPLRDDWNGYGQGAAPPGTAAANAVHGPATGGLAYSSPAGDYHAHPHHQHPAQGPPAPPCGVPPSGALLQPLNPPPGAEQLSPGGQRRNLCEWMRKPPAGGPVKTRTKDKYRVVYTDHQRLELEKEFHYSRYITIRRKAELAATLGLSERQVKIWFQNRRAKERKINKKKLQQSQPGGVHSGSEPMSPVSSMQPGTTSAGPNGGVMGAAGLAPPTAQ